The proteins below are encoded in one region of Triticum aestivum cultivar Chinese Spring chromosome 1B, IWGSC CS RefSeq v2.1, whole genome shotgun sequence:
- the LOC123077651 gene encoding zinc finger CCCH domain-containing protein 4 (The sequence of the model RefSeq protein was modified relative to this genomic sequence to represent the inferred CDS: added 25 bases not found in genome assembly), with amino-acid sequence MIVGGTGCGKSSMIPQFLLEENLEPIMCTQPRRFAVVAIAQRVAHSRKSMLGQEVGYHIGHPNMKNLTSTRSKIVFKTAGVMLEQIRQHGIAALQYKVIILDEIHERSVESDLVLAIIKQFMMEKSDFKLVLMSATVDSTRYVDYFKDIGKVELITIPSIPCTNTFQREVHYLEQIDNMLKMDSESLSTKYCVGEHFKTDAVLSPDVYHLIHTLLLHIHQSEPDTERSILVFVPTYHALEEQWARLSGCSTLKVHILHRSIDTDEALETMKASESCRKQLVYSNVL; translated from the exons GAAAGAGCTCCATGATTCCCCAATTCCTTCTAGAAGAAAACCTGGAGCCCATTATGTGCACACAGCCTCGGAGGTTTGCGGTGGTAGCCATTGCTCAAAGGGTGGCTCATTCTCGCAAGTCGATGCTAGGACAAGAAGTTGGATATCATATAGGCCACCCAAATATGAAGAATCTCACCTCAACAAG GTCAAAAATTGTTTTCAAAACAGCTGGTGTTATGCTAGAGCAAATTCGTCAACACGGCATTGCTGCATTGCAATATAAGGTTATTATTCTTGATGAAATTCATGAACGGTCTGTGGAATCTGATCTTGTCCTTGCTATTATCAAGCAGTTTATGATGGAAAAGAGTGACTTCAA GCTGGTTTTGATGTCTGCCACTGTTGATAGCACACGATATGTTGATTACTTTAAAGATATTGGAAAGGTTGAACTGATTACCATCCCGAGCATCCCATGCACTAACACGTTCCAGAGAGAAGTCCATTATCTTGAGCAG ATTGATAACATGCTGAAGATGGATTCTGAATCACTGTCGACAAAGTATTGTGTTGGAGAACATTTTAAAACAGATGCTGTTCTTAGTCCTGACGTGTATCATCTTATCCACACGTTATTGTTGCACATACACCAAAGTGAACCAGATACTGAAAGGAGTATTTTGGTTTTTGTTCCTACATACCATGCATTGGAGGAGCAGTGGGCTCGGTTGTCTGGTTGTTCAACTTTGAAAGTACATATTCTTCATCGCAGCATTGACACAGATGAAGCTTTGGAAACTATGAAGGCCTCAGAGTCTTGCCGAAAG CAACTTGTGTATTCCAATGTTCTTTAA